From Eptesicus fuscus isolate TK198812 chromosome 22, DD_ASM_mEF_20220401, whole genome shotgun sequence, a single genomic window includes:
- the NUDT17 gene encoding nucleoside diphosphate-linked moiety X motif 17 translates to MAEARVLLLLSGRPQAVGFAQSVCGLLGGQAGRGPWPTHCGLRRGQLLLSAEPFPGATARLPLQRPAFCPFAALDQQPTPPGAELPANRSVDLGVVVVLQSRDRTVLLTRRTRTLRVSPNLWVPPGGHVEADEALLDAGLRELWEETGLQLPQGQFSWVPLGLWESAYPPRLSWGLPKYHHIVLYLLVVSQESQQQLQARIQPNPREVSAVLWLGPDAAAAVAASEDGMEAARHLSQDLPPSVRALELEEGGEVRPLALPMSTLLQTTPATADGQERVSTGTKFALRLWLQHLGRVTPLPCDTGAHVDPGPAKEDQNMDPLPPDQGTGKPSA, encoded by the exons ATGGCGGAGGCGcgggtgctgctgctgctttcgGGGCGCCCGCAGGCGGTGGGCTTCGCGCAGAGTGTGTGCGGCCTCCTGGGCGGCCAGGCCGGGCGCGGGCCGTGGCCCACACACTGCGGCCTGCGGcgcgggcagctgctcctctcggCCGAGCCCTTCCCCGGCGCCACGGCCAGGCTCCCGCTCCAG CGACCCGCCTTCTGCCCCTTCGCGGCCCTGGACCAGCAGCCCACGCCGCCGGGAGCCGAGCTGCCCGCGAACCGAAGCGTGGACCTGGGCGTGGTGGTCGTCCTGCAGTCCCGCGACCGGACTGTCTTGTTGACACGAAGGACACGCACCCTCAGAGTTTCCCCCAACCTCTGGGTGCCGCCAG GTGGGCACGTGGAAGCTGATGAAGCG ctGCTGGACGCAGGCCTCCGAGAGCTTTGGGAGGAGACTGGACTGCAGCTGCCCCAGGGCCAGTTCTCGTGGGTCCCCCTGGGGTTATGGGAG TCCGCCTACCCTCCTAGGCTGAGCTGGGGCCtccccaaataccatcacatcgTTCTCTACCTCCTGGTGGTCTCCCAGGAgtcgcagcagcagctgcag GCCCGGATCCAGCCAAACCCACGGGAGGTGAGCGCCGTCCTGTGGCTGGGCCCCGACGCAGCCGCTGCAGTGGCTGCCTCAGAGGATGGGATGGAGGCAGCCAGACACCTCTCCCAGGACCTGCCACCCTCCGTCCG TGCCCTGGAACTGGAGGAAGGTGGAGAAGTCCGACCTCTGGCCCTGCCCATGTCCACCCTGCTGCAGACGACCCCGGCCACCGCGGACGGCCAAGAGAGGGTCAGCACCGGGACCAAGTTTGCCCTCAGGCTCTGGCTGCAACACCTGGGCAG AGTGACGCCCCTACCATGTGACACTGGAGCTCATGTGGACCCTGGGCCTGCAAAGGAAGACCAGAAcatggaccccctccccccagaccaGGGAACCGGAAAGCCAAGTGCATaa
- the PIAS3 gene encoding E3 SUMO-protein ligase PIAS3 isoform X2, protein MVMSFRVSELQVLLGFAGRNKSGRKHELLAKALHLLKSSCAPSVQMKIKELYRRRFPRKTLGPSDLSLLSLPPGTPPVGSSGPLAPIPPALLAPGTLLGPKREVDMHPALPQPVHPDVTMKPLPFYEVHGELIRPTTLASTSSQRFEEAHFTFALTPQQVQQILTSREVLPGAKCDYTIQVQLRFCLCETSCPQEDYFPPNLFVKVNGKLCPLPGYLPPTKNGAEPKRPSRPINITPLARLSATVPNTIVVNWSSEFGRNYSLSVYLVRQLTAGTLLQKLRAKGIRNPDHSRALIKEKLTADPDSEVATTSLRVSLMCPLGKMRLTVPCRALTCAHLQSFDAALYLQMNEKKPTWTCPVCDKKAPYESLIIDGLFMEILNSCSDCDEIQFMEDGSWCPLKPKKEASEVCPPPGYGLDGPPYSPVQEGNPSENKKKVEVIDLTIESSSDEEDLPPTKKHCPVTSAAIPALPGSKGVLASGHQPSSVLRSPALGALGGEFLSSLPLPEYPPAFPLGADIQGLDLFSFLQTESQHYGPSVITSLDEQDALGHFFQYRGTPSHFLGPLAPALGNSHRSTTPAPPPGRVSSIVAPGGALREGHGGPLPPGPSLTGCRSDIISLD, encoded by the exons ATGGTGATGAGTTTCCGGGTGTCTGAGCTCCAGGTGCTCCTTGGCTTTGCTGGCCGGAACAAGAGTGGACGGAAGCACGAGCTCCTGGCCAAGGCCCTGCACCTCCTCAAGTCCAGCTGTGCCCCCAGCGTCCAGATGAAGATCAAAGAGCTTTACCGCCGGCGCTTCCCCCGCAAGACACTGGGGCCCTCagatctctcccttctctctttgcCCCCCGGAACCCCTCCTGTGGGCTCCTCTGGTCCTCTAGCTCCCATCCCCCCGGCCCTCTTGGCCCCTGGCACCTTGCTGGGCCCCAAGCGTGAAGTGGACATGCACCCCGCTCTGCCCCAGCCTGTGCACCCTGATGTCACCATGAAGCCATTGCCCTTCTATGAGGTCCACGGGGAGCTCATCCGGCCCACCACCCTCG CGTCCACCTCTAGCCAGCGGTTTGAGGAAGCGCACTTTACTTTTGCGCTCACACCCCAGCAGGTGCAGCAGATCCTCACGTCCAG AGAGGTCCTACCGGGAGCCAAATGCGATTATACCATCCAGGTGCAGCTAAG GTTCTGTCTCTGTGAGACCAGCTGCCCCCAGGAGGATTATTTCCCCCCCAACCTCTTTGTCAAGGTCAATGGGAAACTGTGCCCCCTGCCG GGTTACCTTCCTCCTACCAAGAACGGGGCTGAGCCCAAGAGGCCCAGCCGCCCCATCAACATCACACCCCTGGCTCGACTCTCGGCCACTGTTCCCAACACCATCGTGGTCAACTGGTCATCCGAGTTTGGACGG AATTACTCCTTGTCCGTGTACCTGGTGAGGCAGCTGACGGCAGGGACCCTTCTCCAAAAACTCAGAGCGAAGGGCATCCGGAACCCAGACCACTCCCGGGCACTGA TCAAGGAGAAACTGACGGCTGACCCGGACAGTGAGGTGGCCACTACAAGTCTCCGGGTGTCACTCATGTGCCCG CTCGGGAAGATGCGCTTGACCGTCCCTTGTCGTGCCCTCACCTGCGCCCACCTGCAGAGCTTCGATGCTGCCCTGTATCTGCAGATGAATGAGAAGAAGCCAACGTGGACGTGTCCTGTGTGTGACAAGAAGGCTCCCTATGAATCCCTTATCATTGATGG tttATTCATGGAGATTCTTAACTCCTGTTCGGATTGTGATGAGATCCAGTTCATGGAAGATGGATCCTGGTGCCCATTGAAACCCAAGAAGGAGGCATCTGAGGTTTGCCCCCCGCCAGGGTATGGGCTGGATG GCCCCCCGTACAGCCCAGTCCAAGAGGGCAATCCATCAGAGAATAAGAAGAAGGTTGAAGTTATTGACCTGACAATAGAAAGCTCATCAGATGAGGAGGACCTGCCCCCCACCAAGAAGCACTGTCCTGTCACCTCCGCTGCCATCCCGGCTCTGCCCGGAAGCAAAGG GGTCCTGGCATCCGGGCACCAGCCGTCGTCCGTGCTGCGGAGCCCTGCGCTGGGCGCGCTGGGCGGGGAGTTCCTgtccagcctcccgctgcccgagtacccacctgccttccccctgGGGGCGGACATCCAAG gtttagatttattttctttccttcagacGGAAAGTCAG CACTACGGCCCCTCCGTCATCACCTCGCTCGATGAGCAGGATGCCCTTGGCCATTTCTTCCAGTACCGAGGGACCCCTTCCCACTTCCTGGGCCCACTAGCCCCCGCACTGGGGAACTCGCACCGCAGCACCACTCCAGCACCCCCTCCCGGCCGTGTCAGCAGCATTGTGGCTCCTGGGGGGGCCTTGAGGGAGGGGCACGGaggacccctgcccccaggtcccTCTTTGACTGGCTGCAGGTCAGACATCATTTCCCTGGACTGA
- the PIAS3 gene encoding E3 SUMO-protein ligase PIAS3 isoform X1: MAELGELKHMVMSFRVSELQVLLGFAGRNKSGRKHELLAKALHLLKSSCAPSVQMKIKELYRRRFPRKTLGPSDLSLLSLPPGTPPVGSSGPLAPIPPALLAPGTLLGPKREVDMHPALPQPVHPDVTMKPLPFYEVHGELIRPTTLASTSSQRFEEAHFTFALTPQQVQQILTSREVLPGAKCDYTIQVQLRFCLCETSCPQEDYFPPNLFVKVNGKLCPLPGYLPPTKNGAEPKRPSRPINITPLARLSATVPNTIVVNWSSEFGRNYSLSVYLVRQLTAGTLLQKLRAKGIRNPDHSRALIKEKLTADPDSEVATTSLRVSLMCPLGKMRLTVPCRALTCAHLQSFDAALYLQMNEKKPTWTCPVCDKKAPYESLIIDGLFMEILNSCSDCDEIQFMEDGSWCPLKPKKEASEVCPPPGYGLDGPPYSPVQEGNPSENKKKVEVIDLTIESSSDEEDLPPTKKHCPVTSAAIPALPGSKGVLASGHQPSSVLRSPALGALGGEFLSSLPLPEYPPAFPLGADIQGLDLFSFLQTESQHYGPSVITSLDEQDALGHFFQYRGTPSHFLGPLAPALGNSHRSTTPAPPPGRVSSIVAPGGALREGHGGPLPPGPSLTGCRSDIISLD, encoded by the exons ATGGCGGAGCTGGGCGAGCTGAAG CACATGGTGATGAGTTTCCGGGTGTCTGAGCTCCAGGTGCTCCTTGGCTTTGCTGGCCGGAACAAGAGTGGACGGAAGCACGAGCTCCTGGCCAAGGCCCTGCACCTCCTCAAGTCCAGCTGTGCCCCCAGCGTCCAGATGAAGATCAAAGAGCTTTACCGCCGGCGCTTCCCCCGCAAGACACTGGGGCCCTCagatctctcccttctctctttgcCCCCCGGAACCCCTCCTGTGGGCTCCTCTGGTCCTCTAGCTCCCATCCCCCCGGCCCTCTTGGCCCCTGGCACCTTGCTGGGCCCCAAGCGTGAAGTGGACATGCACCCCGCTCTGCCCCAGCCTGTGCACCCTGATGTCACCATGAAGCCATTGCCCTTCTATGAGGTCCACGGGGAGCTCATCCGGCCCACCACCCTCG CGTCCACCTCTAGCCAGCGGTTTGAGGAAGCGCACTTTACTTTTGCGCTCACACCCCAGCAGGTGCAGCAGATCCTCACGTCCAG AGAGGTCCTACCGGGAGCCAAATGCGATTATACCATCCAGGTGCAGCTAAG GTTCTGTCTCTGTGAGACCAGCTGCCCCCAGGAGGATTATTTCCCCCCCAACCTCTTTGTCAAGGTCAATGGGAAACTGTGCCCCCTGCCG GGTTACCTTCCTCCTACCAAGAACGGGGCTGAGCCCAAGAGGCCCAGCCGCCCCATCAACATCACACCCCTGGCTCGACTCTCGGCCACTGTTCCCAACACCATCGTGGTCAACTGGTCATCCGAGTTTGGACGG AATTACTCCTTGTCCGTGTACCTGGTGAGGCAGCTGACGGCAGGGACCCTTCTCCAAAAACTCAGAGCGAAGGGCATCCGGAACCCAGACCACTCCCGGGCACTGA TCAAGGAGAAACTGACGGCTGACCCGGACAGTGAGGTGGCCACTACAAGTCTCCGGGTGTCACTCATGTGCCCG CTCGGGAAGATGCGCTTGACCGTCCCTTGTCGTGCCCTCACCTGCGCCCACCTGCAGAGCTTCGATGCTGCCCTGTATCTGCAGATGAATGAGAAGAAGCCAACGTGGACGTGTCCTGTGTGTGACAAGAAGGCTCCCTATGAATCCCTTATCATTGATGG tttATTCATGGAGATTCTTAACTCCTGTTCGGATTGTGATGAGATCCAGTTCATGGAAGATGGATCCTGGTGCCCATTGAAACCCAAGAAGGAGGCATCTGAGGTTTGCCCCCCGCCAGGGTATGGGCTGGATG GCCCCCCGTACAGCCCAGTCCAAGAGGGCAATCCATCAGAGAATAAGAAGAAGGTTGAAGTTATTGACCTGACAATAGAAAGCTCATCAGATGAGGAGGACCTGCCCCCCACCAAGAAGCACTGTCCTGTCACCTCCGCTGCCATCCCGGCTCTGCCCGGAAGCAAAGG GGTCCTGGCATCCGGGCACCAGCCGTCGTCCGTGCTGCGGAGCCCTGCGCTGGGCGCGCTGGGCGGGGAGTTCCTgtccagcctcccgctgcccgagtacccacctgccttccccctgGGGGCGGACATCCAAG gtttagatttattttctttccttcagacGGAAAGTCAG CACTACGGCCCCTCCGTCATCACCTCGCTCGATGAGCAGGATGCCCTTGGCCATTTCTTCCAGTACCGAGGGACCCCTTCCCACTTCCTGGGCCCACTAGCCCCCGCACTGGGGAACTCGCACCGCAGCACCACTCCAGCACCCCCTCCCGGCCGTGTCAGCAGCATTGTGGCTCCTGGGGGGGCCTTGAGGGAGGGGCACGGaggacccctgcccccaggtcccTCTTTGACTGGCTGCAGGTCAGACATCATTTCCCTGGACTGA